A portion of the Neorhodopirellula lusitana genome contains these proteins:
- a CDS encoding sulfatase-like hydrolase/transferase: MKFPPRLMAAFVGWITFGCLAFSLTTCHAAPDNDADAAAHTNVIVILTDDMGYADLGINGCEQIQTPNIDQLMRDGVKFSNAYVTASVCCPSRAGLLTGRYQQRFGHEFNNFSIPINGYTQAEMGLPVEERTIGNAFQDAGYRTCCVGKWHMGGGEQFDPVKRGFDEVFAIEAGHRNYRSYPGNTRRSYRIQINEHDLLPESQVTYVTDDLTAAAVNFIRTQRDTPFFLYLAYTAPHAPMQGKDADEAIYSSISDPKRRTYAAMLKALDDGVGSLRQSLADNQLDQNTLIVFANDNGGATNNGSDNGAFRGMKGSKWEGGIHVPFSMTWPAKLTPGTTYENPISTLDILPTTLAAAEAGYQGLPLDGVNLLPFISGEDTGRPHDVLYWRRGVAAAVRTGNWKLIRVEGNPDLLFDLATDPSERQDLSREHGEQVQTMRRQLEAWEKELAPPRWTEGKKWSNFQVLKHQMSVQTRDQERKYP; encoded by the coding sequence ATGAAATTCCCACCACGTTTGATGGCCGCCTTCGTTGGGTGGATCACGTTCGGCTGTTTGGCTTTCAGCCTCACGACCTGCCATGCCGCTCCGGACAATGACGCCGACGCAGCGGCACACACCAACGTCATCGTGATCCTGACCGATGACATGGGGTATGCGGATCTGGGCATCAACGGATGCGAACAGATACAAACGCCCAACATCGATCAATTGATGCGAGACGGTGTCAAGTTCAGCAACGCGTACGTCACCGCGTCGGTGTGTTGCCCGTCTCGCGCCGGTTTGTTGACCGGCCGGTATCAACAGCGGTTTGGTCACGAGTTCAACAACTTCTCCATCCCCATCAACGGCTACACCCAAGCGGAGATGGGCTTACCGGTGGAAGAACGCACAATCGGCAACGCGTTCCAAGACGCAGGCTACCGGACGTGCTGCGTTGGTAAGTGGCACATGGGCGGCGGCGAACAATTTGATCCGGTCAAGCGTGGGTTCGATGAAGTGTTTGCGATCGAAGCCGGCCACCGTAACTACCGTTCCTACCCAGGAAACACTCGCCGTTCGTATCGGATCCAGATCAACGAGCACGATCTGCTTCCGGAGTCGCAGGTCACGTATGTGACCGATGACCTGACCGCCGCCGCAGTCAACTTCATCCGCACGCAGCGTGACACACCGTTCTTCCTGTACCTGGCCTACACCGCCCCGCACGCACCGATGCAAGGCAAAGACGCAGACGAAGCTATTTACAGTTCCATCAGCGATCCCAAACGCCGCACCTACGCCGCGATGCTGAAGGCACTCGACGACGGAGTGGGCAGCTTGCGTCAATCGTTGGCCGACAACCAACTCGACCAGAACACGTTAATTGTCTTCGCCAACGACAACGGTGGCGCCACCAACAACGGATCGGACAACGGAGCCTTTCGCGGCATGAAGGGTTCAAAGTGGGAAGGCGGCATCCACGTCCCATTCAGCATGACCTGGCCAGCCAAGCTGACGCCGGGCACGACGTACGAAAACCCAATCAGCACGCTGGACATCTTGCCGACCACCCTGGCGGCGGCGGAGGCAGGCTACCAGGGACTGCCGCTGGACGGAGTCAACCTGTTGCCGTTCATAAGCGGTGAAGATACCGGCCGGCCGCATGACGTTTTGTACTGGCGCCGAGGCGTCGCCGCGGCCGTCCGCACCGGCAACTGGAAGTTGATCCGAGTGGAAGGGAACCCTGACCTGCTGTTCGATCTAGCCACCGATCCAAGCGAGCGACAAGACCTGTCACGGGAGCACGGAGAACAGGTCCAAACGATGCGGCGTCAACTGGAAGCCTGGGAAAAAGAGCTCGCCCCACCACGCTGGACCGAAGGCAAGAAATGGTCCAACTTCCAAGTCCTCAAACACCAAATGAGTGTCCAAACCCGCGACCAAGAAAGAAAGTACCCCTGA
- a CDS encoding BON domain-containing protein, with protein MTTANPSTMSDPHTLSTPSSMSDASDPTNPNTSPLASTMIKPTEQELQRRVKNCLNRFELTAVEPVATEREIHLSGNVPTANDRSLATAVVRTVPGVLTVQNDIVVLPASEDSV; from the coding sequence ATGACCACCGCCAACCCAAGCACCATGTCCGACCCACACACCCTGTCCACCCCAAGCAGCATGTCCGACGCAAGCGATCCGACCAACCCGAACACTAGCCCTCTGGCCAGCACCATGATCAAGCCAACCGAACAAGAACTGCAACGGCGAGTTAAGAACTGTCTGAATCGATTCGAGCTCACAGCGGTAGAGCCCGTTGCCACGGAACGTGAAATCCATCTCAGCGGCAATGTCCCCACTGCAAATGACCGTTCGCTCGCCACCGCAGTCGTTCGAACCGTCCCCGGCGTCCTGACCGTCCAAAACGACATCGTCGTTTTGCCCGCCAGCGAAGACTCCGTCTAG
- a CDS encoding sulfatase → MKFPLATAFILAVVCISSASAQPARPNIIYINADDLGVMDVGYNNPLYQTPNIDALCANGMKFTNAYAPAANCAPSRACVMTGQYGPRHGVYTVGSSSRGSASNRKLIPIKNNPLPSLDNVTIAEAFQNAGYRTIHLGKWHLGPDPTQQGFDINVGGDTSGSPTGGYFSPFTRGSMESLNDQFPARTHRVDIYADKAIEFMRANQAKPFFMHMAYYSVHTGLEPVPGLVEKYEGTGVHATYASMVEKMDQGIGRILDELETLGLTENTLVLFTSDNGGHLNYSDQTPHRAGKGSYFEGGIREPMVVRWPAQVAPGTECDTPVIGIDFFPTFLQAAGIVPPKDKILDGVSLMPLLTQQGELPELAELNERSLYWHFPIYLQSYRGSKESSHDPKFRTRPGSAMRLGKWKLHEYFEDGRLELYDLDADVGERKNLATTMPEKASQLHAMMKQWREQTGAPVPTELNPKFKR, encoded by the coding sequence ATGAAGTTCCCCCTCGCGACCGCTTTCATCCTCGCGGTTGTCTGCATCAGCAGCGCAAGCGCCCAGCCCGCTCGTCCCAACATCATCTACATCAACGCCGACGACTTAGGCGTGATGGACGTTGGCTACAACAACCCGCTTTACCAAACACCCAACATCGATGCACTTTGTGCCAACGGCATGAAGTTCACCAACGCCTACGCCCCAGCGGCCAACTGCGCCCCCAGTCGAGCGTGTGTGATGACGGGGCAATACGGCCCGCGACACGGCGTCTACACCGTTGGATCGTCCTCCCGTGGATCCGCTTCGAACCGCAAGTTGATTCCGATCAAGAACAATCCACTTCCGTCGCTGGACAACGTCACCATCGCCGAAGCATTCCAGAACGCTGGCTACAGAACCATTCACTTGGGAAAATGGCATCTCGGGCCAGACCCAACCCAGCAAGGGTTCGACATCAACGTGGGTGGCGACACCAGCGGCAGCCCAACAGGCGGCTACTTTTCGCCCTTCACACGAGGCTCGATGGAGTCGTTGAATGACCAGTTCCCCGCCAGGACGCATCGAGTCGACATTTACGCCGACAAGGCAATCGAGTTCATGCGTGCCAACCAAGCGAAGCCGTTCTTCATGCACATGGCGTACTACTCCGTGCACACCGGATTGGAACCCGTCCCCGGTCTAGTCGAAAAGTACGAGGGCACTGGCGTTCACGCCACGTATGCCTCCATGGTCGAGAAGATGGACCAAGGCATCGGCAGGATTCTCGATGAACTCGAAACACTCGGACTGACCGAGAACACGCTGGTCTTGTTCACTTCGGACAACGGCGGCCACCTGAACTATTCCGACCAAACACCCCATCGAGCCGGCAAGGGTTCCTACTTCGAAGGCGGCATCCGAGAACCGATGGTCGTCCGCTGGCCTGCCCAAGTCGCTCCGGGCACCGAGTGCGACACCCCCGTCATCGGCATCGACTTCTTCCCGACGTTCTTGCAGGCGGCCGGGATCGTTCCACCCAAAGACAAGATTCTCGACGGCGTCAGCCTCATGCCGCTTCTGACTCAGCAAGGCGAACTCCCCGAACTCGCCGAACTCAACGAACGGTCCTTGTATTGGCACTTCCCGATCTACCTGCAATCCTATCGAGGCAGCAAAGAGTCATCGCACGATCCCAAGTTCCGCACCCGCCCCGGATCCGCGATGCGTTTAGGCAAATGGAAACTCCACGAGTACTTCGAAGACGGCCGCCTGGAACTGTACGACCTGGACGCCGACGTCGGTGAACGAAAGAACCTAGCCACCACCATGCCCGAGAAAGCATCCCAACTGCACGCAATGATGAAGCAGTGGCGAGAACAAACCGGAGCCCCCGTCCCAACGGAGCTCAATCCAAAGTTTAAGCGTTAG
- a CDS encoding efflux RND transporter periplasmic adaptor subunit, whose protein sequence is MPKPTGRIWGKRLLVLPPILLAVLAYAWLVKHSPPLQTEAPKETARMLEVMVVPRLDIRPKVSGFGTAKYARSWRAVTQVEGRINKIHPELRPGSMIEADEVLLEIDDSDYRSRVDELNAAIEQQNAELEQLEQSIENNQKTLVLEREVLTILQREFEREQSLLSRQAGSSASIDSKRRELLNQQKAVQDLVNSTALFTPQIKALQAELRQSAVQKEQAQRDVERTKIRAPFRMRVGEVQLEVGQFVGVGENLFNGFNTAEVEIDAQLPLHDIHRLFVSQSANPEFREVLENDSVSGQDNTAERTSTLEQTNPLEPVGALSREIVRHPFAFDALVNVAGAEGVEAYPGRFLRVREIVDTQTKMVGFVVGVTNIPPHAQKHPKPPLLEGAFCDVDVFGETMPDQIVIPRNAIRNNSVYIVDPQNRLATRAVTLTFTQDEYAVIESGLTGGENLVIANPSPAIIGMLVEPVVAQEATDKLIRTVAALESATTVPPASPQPLPSNPSSEE, encoded by the coding sequence ATGCCAAAGCCAACAGGGAGGATCTGGGGAAAACGACTTCTAGTGCTTCCGCCCATCCTGCTGGCGGTTCTGGCATACGCATGGTTGGTCAAACACAGCCCGCCACTTCAAACCGAGGCCCCCAAAGAAACGGCCCGGATGTTGGAGGTCATGGTGGTCCCACGACTGGACATTCGTCCCAAAGTCAGTGGATTTGGAACGGCGAAATACGCACGATCCTGGCGTGCAGTGACGCAGGTGGAAGGCCGCATCAACAAGATCCATCCGGAGCTACGCCCCGGGTCCATGATCGAAGCGGACGAAGTGCTGTTGGAAATAGATGATTCCGACTACCGGTCTCGCGTGGACGAACTCAACGCAGCGATTGAACAACAGAACGCTGAACTTGAGCAACTGGAACAGTCGATCGAGAACAACCAGAAAACACTGGTGCTTGAGCGAGAAGTACTGACGATCCTGCAGCGTGAATTCGAACGCGAACAGTCGCTGTTATCCAGGCAAGCCGGTTCCAGCGCGTCGATCGATTCGAAACGTCGCGAACTGTTGAACCAACAAAAAGCAGTCCAGGACCTCGTGAACAGCACCGCCCTGTTCACTCCACAAATCAAAGCACTGCAAGCCGAACTACGACAATCCGCAGTCCAAAAGGAACAGGCACAGCGGGACGTAGAGCGAACCAAGATCCGAGCTCCCTTCCGAATGCGGGTGGGCGAAGTGCAACTCGAGGTCGGGCAGTTTGTGGGCGTGGGTGAGAATCTGTTCAACGGATTCAATACCGCGGAAGTGGAGATCGACGCGCAACTTCCATTGCACGACATCCACCGACTGTTCGTCTCCCAATCAGCTAACCCTGAATTCCGTGAAGTCTTGGAGAACGACAGTGTCTCGGGCCAAGACAATACGGCGGAACGAACCAGCACGCTGGAACAAACCAATCCGCTCGAACCAGTCGGTGCACTGAGTCGCGAAATCGTCCGTCACCCTTTCGCCTTCGATGCGTTGGTCAATGTTGCGGGTGCGGAAGGCGTCGAGGCATACCCGGGACGCTTTTTACGGGTTCGTGAGATCGTTGACACCCAAACCAAAATGGTTGGCTTTGTTGTCGGCGTCACCAACATTCCGCCACATGCGCAAAAGCACCCCAAGCCTCCGTTGTTGGAAGGTGCCTTTTGTGACGTGGACGTGTTCGGAGAAACCATGCCCGACCAGATCGTCATCCCACGCAACGCAATCCGCAACAACTCGGTCTATATCGTCGATCCGCAAAATCGTTTAGCTACGCGAGCCGTCACGCTGACCTTCACCCAGGATGAGTACGCGGTCATCGAATCCGGCTTAACGGGTGGTGAAAATCTTGTGATCGCGAATCCCTCACCCGCCATCATCGGCATGTTGGTGGAACCCGTCGTCGCCCAAGAAGCGACTGACAAACTGATCCGAACAGTAGCCGCTCTGGAATCAGCAACAACCGTGCCTCCAGCCAGCCCTCAACCGCTACCCTCAAACCCGAGCTCCGAAGAATAA
- a CDS encoding APC family permease: MRADVLKTLENSDEQIGLFGAVAIGVGGMVGGGIFAVLGLAALLAGGATPIAFVVAGCVALITAYSYAKLSVAYPDNGGTIIFIDKAFGVDWFTGSCNMLLWLGYIVTLSLYTVAFANYSATFVPEPWQTPWMHHALITAGVVLPTLLNLFSAAIVSKTEIYIVGLKVAILVVIVALGFSSIDMQRIRPSDWPSSLSIVSAGMIIFVAYEGFELIANTSASVKDYRRTLPRAYYVSVLFVIVLYLLIAAIVVGALPSDEIASSQDFALAEAARPSLGQFGFTLVGITAVLATLSAINSTLYGAARLSYSIATEGELPKQLERKVWNQPVGLLITAGGALMLSNLADLSSISMMASASFLVIFALVNLANFVKWKATNSNRLIAMGGFLLCSAALLTLMGHVYQTEPSQLWVLVGLIAIAAALEGGYILFLKPTGQVSRLEPQTIDAPNF; this comes from the coding sequence ATGAGAGCGGACGTTTTGAAGACCCTAGAAAACAGCGACGAACAGATCGGACTCTTCGGCGCCGTTGCGATCGGTGTCGGCGGCATGGTGGGGGGCGGGATCTTTGCCGTGCTGGGATTGGCTGCGCTTTTGGCGGGTGGTGCGACGCCGATCGCCTTCGTCGTTGCGGGTTGTGTTGCCCTGATCACGGCGTACTCGTACGCGAAGCTATCGGTCGCCTACCCGGACAATGGCGGGACCATCATCTTCATTGATAAGGCGTTTGGCGTTGATTGGTTCACGGGATCCTGCAACATGCTGTTGTGGCTTGGCTACATCGTGACTCTGTCGCTGTACACGGTCGCGTTTGCCAATTACTCGGCCACCTTCGTGCCTGAGCCTTGGCAAACACCGTGGATGCACCACGCCCTGATCACGGCCGGCGTCGTCTTGCCGACTTTGCTGAATTTGTTCAGTGCGGCCATCGTCAGTAAGACGGAGATCTACATCGTGGGTCTGAAGGTGGCGATCTTGGTGGTCATTGTGGCGTTGGGTTTTAGTTCCATCGACATGCAACGAATCCGGCCGAGTGACTGGCCGTCGTCTTTGTCGATCGTCAGCGCGGGCATGATCATCTTCGTCGCGTACGAAGGTTTCGAGTTGATCGCGAACACATCCGCTTCAGTGAAGGACTATCGCCGCACGCTGCCACGCGCCTACTACGTGAGCGTGTTGTTTGTGATCGTGCTGTATCTCTTGATTGCTGCGATCGTGGTCGGTGCGTTGCCGAGTGACGAGATCGCGTCGTCCCAGGACTTTGCCTTGGCCGAAGCGGCGCGGCCATCGCTGGGACAGTTCGGGTTCACGTTGGTGGGGATCACGGCAGTGCTTGCCACTCTCTCGGCGATCAATTCGACGTTGTACGGCGCCGCTCGGCTCAGTTATTCGATCGCGACGGAAGGCGAACTTCCCAAGCAACTCGAACGCAAGGTCTGGAATCAACCGGTCGGGTTGCTGATCACGGCCGGTGGTGCGTTGATGCTGTCCAATCTGGCGGACCTGTCGAGCATTTCGATGATGGCGAGCGCCAGCTTTCTGGTCATCTTTGCGCTGGTGAACCTAGCCAATTTTGTGAAGTGGAAAGCGACCAACAGCAACCGGCTGATTGCGATGGGCGGCTTCCTGCTTTGCTCGGCAGCGTTGCTGACCTTGATGGGCCATGTTTATCAAACCGAGCCTTCCCAACTTTGGGTGTTGGTGGGCTTGATCGCAATCGCAGCCGCGCTTGAGGGCGGCTACATTCTGTTTCTAAAACCGACGGGTCAGGTGAGCCGTCTGGAGCCCCAAACAATAGACGCTCCGAACTTCTAA
- a CDS encoding DUF1571 domain-containing protein translates to MMNERSSRRSWKFLFSGTFTGSFTGTLGGSFVSPFVVTVIAIGVAGWGGSVHAETVGHPDAVQPDAVSTAGNVSVAASEPGTARLDVSRISTTQDASVQVAPTNNVNAQADNTKLNESDLKDADAMSAEPIQTSGPGIAPPNSLEPLVALARRAKERFENEITGYTCLLVKQETIDGKLEPAQYLRLKIRDRRLVGDQLQQPLSIYAKFLKPKEVAGREVLYVENELDGDMLVRRGGTRLPNLTLKLSPDGRLARRDTNYSIEQTGILPMLNQILTRMESQREGEQFQIRFFADAKVDGRPCQHVEIKQVKQFPDSDFHIAKVYIDEELKMPVYFASYAWPEEADQKPVLQEQYVITKIDLNAELSDLDFDRSNPNYLFKEESKDSE, encoded by the coding sequence ATGATGAATGAACGCTCTTCTCGCCGCTCGTGGAAATTCCTGTTCTCTGGCACTTTCACTGGCTCTTTTACTGGCACACTGGGTGGCAGTTTCGTTAGCCCGTTTGTTGTGACCGTGATTGCGATCGGGGTCGCCGGTTGGGGCGGTTCGGTCCATGCGGAAACGGTCGGACATCCTGATGCGGTTCAGCCGGATGCGGTTTCAACCGCTGGCAACGTGTCGGTGGCAGCGAGCGAACCGGGGACTGCGAGGCTCGATGTGTCGAGAATCAGCACAACACAAGATGCCTCCGTCCAAGTGGCCCCGACCAACAACGTTAATGCCCAAGCTGACAATACGAAGCTAAACGAGTCCGACCTGAAGGATGCTGACGCGATGTCGGCGGAACCGATTCAGACTTCGGGGCCGGGCATCGCGCCGCCGAACTCACTGGAGCCTTTGGTGGCCCTTGCCAGGCGGGCTAAGGAGCGGTTTGAGAACGAGATTACGGGCTACACGTGCTTGCTGGTTAAGCAGGAAACCATCGATGGGAAGCTGGAACCGGCACAGTACCTGCGTCTGAAAATTCGCGACCGACGTTTGGTGGGAGACCAGCTGCAACAGCCACTTTCGATCTACGCGAAGTTCTTGAAGCCCAAAGAGGTTGCTGGGCGTGAGGTCTTGTATGTCGAGAATGAACTGGACGGTGACATGCTGGTTCGCCGCGGCGGCACTCGACTGCCGAACCTGACCTTGAAGCTAAGCCCCGATGGGCGTCTGGCCCGGCGGGACACGAACTATTCGATTGAGCAAACCGGTATCCTACCGATGCTGAACCAAATCCTGACACGGATGGAATCGCAACGAGAGGGCGAGCAATTCCAAATCCGTTTCTTCGCCGACGCGAAGGTGGATGGACGGCCGTGCCAGCACGTGGAGATCAAACAGGTGAAGCAGTTCCCGGATTCCGACTTCCATATCGCGAAGGTGTACATCGACGAGGAACTGAAGATGCCCGTGTACTTCGCGTCCTACGCCTGGCCTGAGGAAGCGGATCAGAAGCCGGTGCTGCAGGAACAGTACGTGATCACCAAGATTGACCTGAATGCAGAACTGAGCGATTTAGACTTCGATCGTTCCAACCCGAACTACCTGTTCAAGGAAGAGTCCAAGGACTCAGAGTGA
- a CDS encoding efflux RND transporter permease subunit yields MLERFVNHRTLANVLMLSFIGLGMYAIPRLQKETFPNFDSSEVQIVMTYRGASAEDVEQGICLPIEDALDGVQNIEKVTCSAQEGAASVVVEIDEGTDIAEALRDIETEVEAISDFPEGAEDLIITELNRSDSVMTIAITGPMDEDSLKDYCEGFKQELKRLPGVSLVEIQGFSDRQLRIELDAQALRRLGLSAETIAQAVRSQNLDLPIGTIETTDEDLLLRLVEQKQTPQEIEDIVIHGVTGRAEIRIGDIGRVVDGFADAEQEAWLNGKRAGIIQVNKTRSQDTTKIANVVREYVQQEQQRQPQLAITITNDFSDLIIQRLTLLAKNAWQGIVLVFLVMWLFFNLRLSFWVVMSLPVSFMGAFFVLPLIGQSLNMMSSVAILMATGILMDDGIVIAENIARHVSLGKNSMRAAVDGVAEVSGGVISSFLTTCCVLCPLFVLEGHIGKVLRVIPMVLLTTLMISLIEAFLILPAHLGHSLKQSDVDSPGGLRAKIDAAVDWVRESVFGRLIDWAIHWRYLSIGLSIATFILSLAMVAGGLVNFIPFPDLEGDTVEARILMPQGTPLAKTEAIVTRINQAAERTNERFPDQPDGQPLVQSVMSKFNENSDAGESGPHVATVSIRLLQPDERATTTADFIRAMREEVGDVPNAISVTIAEATMGPAGRAVEVLFKSDELNVAHAAATETQQWMSHYTGVYNFNMDLRPGKQEIRLHLKPDAVALGLNVQAMASQLSTAFQGAKISDVQAGLDQYEINVQFAPESRNTLESFLDFQFILSGGVRVPLQSVADLETTYGWSKISRVDGWRTVTLIADTDTDLVNTTKLMQAFQADFVPELKSQHPELTVTLGGEAERSSETGSSMASLFLLGLFGVYAILSFQFESWLEPLIVMAAIPMSLIGMIFGHMLMGMDICMPSLVGFVSLAGIVVNDSILLVLFLKKERDAGKPSHDSARSASRLRFRAIMLTSMTTMVGLLPLTLEKSTQAQVLIPTAVSIVFGLLSSTVLVLVVVPCIYVALCDVGLIKGDDHATQPPL; encoded by the coding sequence GTGCTAGAGAGATTCGTAAACCACCGAACGTTAGCCAACGTGCTGATGCTATCGTTCATTGGTTTGGGCATGTACGCCATCCCGCGTCTCCAGAAAGAGACGTTTCCGAACTTTGACAGTTCCGAAGTCCAGATCGTGATGACTTACCGCGGTGCCTCCGCGGAAGACGTCGAGCAAGGCATTTGCTTGCCAATCGAAGACGCACTCGACGGTGTTCAAAACATCGAAAAGGTCACCTGTTCCGCTCAAGAGGGTGCCGCATCGGTCGTGGTGGAAATCGACGAGGGCACGGACATCGCCGAGGCGTTGCGGGATATCGAAACCGAAGTGGAAGCGATCTCCGACTTCCCCGAAGGCGCCGAGGATCTGATCATCACGGAACTGAACCGTTCCGACTCGGTCATGACCATCGCCATAACTGGGCCGATGGACGAGGATTCACTGAAGGACTACTGCGAAGGATTCAAGCAAGAACTGAAACGACTGCCTGGTGTGTCGCTGGTCGAGATCCAAGGGTTCTCCGATCGGCAATTGCGGATCGAACTAGACGCTCAAGCACTGCGTCGACTCGGCCTTTCCGCTGAAACGATCGCACAAGCGGTACGAAGCCAAAACCTGGACCTGCCCATCGGCACGATCGAGACCACTGACGAAGACCTCTTGCTGCGTTTGGTGGAACAGAAACAAACCCCACAAGAAATTGAAGACATTGTGATTCACGGGGTCACCGGTCGCGCCGAAATTCGCATCGGAGATATTGGCCGAGTCGTCGATGGTTTCGCCGATGCCGAACAAGAAGCTTGGCTTAACGGCAAGCGTGCCGGGATCATTCAAGTCAATAAGACTCGCTCGCAAGACACCACCAAGATCGCCAACGTCGTCCGCGAGTACGTCCAACAAGAACAACAACGTCAGCCGCAATTGGCGATCACGATCACCAACGACTTCTCGGACCTGATCATCCAGCGTCTGACGCTACTGGCCAAGAACGCTTGGCAGGGAATTGTGCTGGTCTTCTTAGTCATGTGGCTGTTCTTCAACTTGCGACTTTCGTTCTGGGTCGTGATGAGCCTGCCGGTCTCATTCATGGGCGCGTTCTTTGTACTGCCCCTGATCGGGCAAAGCCTGAACATGATGTCCTCGGTCGCGATTCTGATGGCAACCGGGATCCTGATGGATGATGGCATCGTGATCGCCGAAAACATTGCTCGACACGTCTCACTCGGCAAGAACTCGATGCGGGCCGCTGTTGATGGCGTCGCCGAAGTTTCCGGCGGTGTAATTTCATCGTTCTTGACGACCTGTTGCGTGCTGTGCCCGCTGTTCGTGCTGGAGGGACATATTGGGAAAGTGCTGCGAGTCATCCCCATGGTGTTGTTGACGACTCTGATGATCAGCCTGATCGAGGCGTTCCTGATTTTGCCAGCACACCTGGGCCATTCGCTCAAACAATCCGACGTTGATTCGCCCGGCGGCTTGCGAGCGAAGATTGACGCTGCGGTTGATTGGGTGCGAGAGAGCGTGTTCGGCCGCCTGATCGATTGGGCGATCCACTGGCGTTACCTTTCAATCGGCTTGTCGATCGCCACGTTCATCTTGTCACTCGCCATGGTCGCGGGCGGCCTGGTCAACTTCATCCCGTTTCCGGACCTGGAAGGCGACACCGTCGAAGCTCGGATCCTGATGCCTCAAGGGACTCCCCTAGCCAAGACCGAAGCGATCGTTACGCGGATCAATCAGGCCGCTGAACGGACGAACGAGCGGTTTCCCGATCAGCCCGATGGACAACCACTGGTACAGTCGGTGATGTCCAAGTTCAACGAAAACAGCGACGCGGGGGAATCTGGACCGCACGTCGCGACGGTATCGATTCGGCTGCTGCAACCGGATGAGCGAGCCACCACGACGGCGGATTTCATTCGTGCGATGCGAGAAGAAGTCGGCGACGTGCCTAATGCGATCTCCGTGACGATCGCGGAAGCCACCATGGGGCCGGCCGGACGTGCGGTGGAGGTGCTGTTCAAGAGCGATGAACTGAACGTTGCGCACGCCGCTGCGACGGAAACCCAACAGTGGATGTCGCACTACACCGGCGTCTACAACTTCAACATGGACTTGCGACCGGGCAAGCAAGAGATTCGCCTGCACTTGAAGCCGGATGCGGTCGCCCTGGGGTTGAACGTGCAGGCCATGGCCAGCCAACTGAGCACGGCGTTCCAAGGGGCCAAGATCAGTGATGTGCAGGCAGGTTTGGACCAGTACGAAATCAACGTGCAGTTCGCTCCCGAAAGCCGCAATACGCTGGAATCGTTCTTGGACTTCCAGTTCATCCTTTCCGGTGGCGTTCGTGTGCCGCTGCAGTCGGTTGCTGATTTGGAAACCACCTACGGCTGGTCCAAAATCTCACGCGTCGATGGCTGGCGAACCGTCACACTGATCGCCGACACGGACACCGATCTGGTGAACACAACCAAGTTGATGCAGGCTTTCCAGGCCGACTTCGTGCCCGAACTGAAATCCCAGCATCCCGAACTCACCGTCACACTAGGCGGCGAAGCGGAGCGGTCCAGCGAAACCGGATCCTCAATGGCATCCCTGTTCTTGCTGGGACTTTTCGGCGTTTATGCCATCTTGAGTTTCCAGTTTGAAAGCTGGCTTGAACCCTTGATTGTGATGGCCGCGATTCCGATGTCGCTGATCGGCATGATCTTTGGACACATGTTGATGGGCATGGATATCTGCATGCCCAGCCTGGTCGGCTTTGTGTCGCTCGCCGGGATTGTGGTCAACGACTCAATTCTGTTGGTGCTGTTCCTGAAGAAGGAACGGGACGCCGGGAAGCCGAGCCACGATTCCGCCCGCAGTGCCAGCCGTCTTCGTTTCCGAGCGATCATGTTGACCAGCATGACCACCATGGTCGGCTTACTTCCACTGACCTTGGAAAAAAGCACGCAAGCCCAGGTGCTGATCCCGACCGCGGTCTCCATCGTTTTCGGACTGCTCAGCTCCACGGTTCTAGTGTTGGTCGTCGTTCCTTGCATCTACGTCGCGCTGTGTGACGTGGGATTGATCAAGGGTGATGACCACGCGACTCAACCTCCACTCTAA